CTTGTAAGAATCAGGACAGGGAAACCGCTTTTATAAATTTGCACCTTTTTAGCTCCATTCGCTTACCAGTATCGTACCAGTGCCGTACCAATCCCTGATCAGGTCAGACTCTCGTCAGATCAGGCTTTGATATGGAACTTGTCAGGCTTCTTTCCGGACTTATACCTATGTTTTCCCCAGGTTTAACCATTCAGCATCAGGTCTTCGGCTTTTCAGGAGATTCGGTCGGTATACCAACATTGAGCAGTAGAACCACTCTACTGTGCTCTCTCTGACCTTTTAAAAGCAATTTCCCGGAGATTCAGGAGGCGATAGCAATGAATCAGAATAAAGCATTTATATTTACGTATATGAAAGTTTTGAAAGCTATTTTAGCGCTCGTGCCGGCAATTGGCATTATAGCTTTGTTTAACACAAAAATGGGAAGTATACCTCCTGCCGGTAAATTTCTCGACCCCTTCCATGGATTCTGGCATAACGCTGAGAGCAAAAACCACGTAGACGACGTCATCCAATTAAAAGGACTCAAAGGCAAGGTCCAGGTAGCTCTTGACGACCATATGATCCCCCATGTGTTTGCTGAGAATGATTACGATCTCTACTTTGCGCAGGGATACATCACGGCCAGGCATCGTCTATGGCAAATGGATTTCCAAACACGTTATGCAAGTGGCCGCCTGTCCGAGGTTATAGGGGAGAAAGCGATAGAACTCGACCGTTATCAGCGTCGTATGGGTATGGTATATGGGGCAGAGAACATGGTGAAAGAGCTTGAAAAATATCCCATCATCAAACGAATGACCGAGGCCTACGCTGACGGAGTAAATGCATATATCCAATCATTACGCCCCCAGGACTATCCCATTGAATTTAAAATACTCGATTATAAGCCAGAAAAATGGTCTCCCTTGAATACTGCGTTGCTTCTCAAGCTAATGTCGGCTACACTCGCCGGAGGCTCCGATGAGTTCTATATGAGCAATGCTCTCCGTAAATTCGGCAAAGACACGATAGAGAATTTATTCCCCGACTTTCCGTTTAAAAACGATCCTATTATTCCAGAAGGTACCAAATGGAATTTCAAACCGGTCCCTGTTCCGGCAGTCCCTGCAACAGAATACCAGGCAGTTAACCCTTCCGTCTTCACTAATAAGAAAGAAGAAGGAATAGGAAGCAACAACTGGGCTGTGTCTGGAACTAAAACGGTTAACGGATATCCATTGCTCGCAAACGACCCGCATCTTGAACTTAGTCTTCCTTCTATATGGTATCAGATTCAGATGGCAGCCCCTGGCATAAACGCCTGCGGGGTTTCTATTCCTGGTGCGCCCGGCGTCATCATCGGATTTAATCAGAAAGTAGCATGGGGAGTTACCAATGTGAATGCAGACGTCCTCGACTTTTACAGTATAAAGTTCAAAGACAGCAGCTGCAAAGAATATTGGTATAACAATCAATGGAATAAAACGGACATCCGGATTGAAGAGATAAGAATCAGGAACAATAACACTATCCGCGACACCGTTTACTATACCCATCACGGACCGGTGGTATATTTAAATAAACCGAAAAACTTTACAAAGGCCCGGAATATCCCTCAAGGTTATGCCCTCCGGTGGATAGCACATGACCCTTCAGTGGATGTTGCAACCTTCTATTATTTAAACCGCGCAAATAATTACGCCGACTATCGTAAAGCCTTGGCATACTACACTGCTCCGGCACAGAATTTCGTCTTTGCAAGCATTGATAACGACATTGCGATCAGTCCTAATGGTTATATCCCATTAAAATGGCATGCGCAGGGTAAGTATCTCCTGGACGGCACAAAAATAGAGAACGACTGGCATGGCCGGATTCCTGCTACTCAGAATCCGATAGTAAGAAATCCTCCTCAGGGCTTTGTGAGTTCTGCCAATCAGCCGTCTACAGATAAATCTTATCCCTATTATATAAACTGGGAGTTTTCGGGATATGAACGCGCTCACCGGATTAATACGCGTCTCGCCGTGATGCAACGTGCTACTGTTGACAGCATGAGAAACCTTCAGAATGATAATTATAGTGTACACGCTGAAAATGTATTACCCTTAATGATCAAGTTGATTGATATTAACCGGCTAAATGCGAGCGAAAGGAGAGCTTATAATATTGTGAAGAAGTGGAACAAATACTTTAACAGTAAAGAGATTGGCGCTTCCATATTTGAAATCTGGCAAAAAGATATATACAATAGAATATGGTCTGATGATTTTACGGAGTCCGATGCTCCTATGCGCTTCCCTTCCAGAGACCGTACTGTGCACTTACTCCTTGAAGAGGAAAATTCCCGGTGGTTTGATGATATAAGAACACCGGAAAAAGGAAACAGGAGCGATATCGTTGAAGCGGCATTTAAGTTCACCGTCGACAGCCTCGAACGAAGATTCGGACCAATTAGCAAGGAGTGGCAATGGGCAAACGTTAAACAAAGCCATGTACCTCACCTCGCTAAAATAGCAGGATTTGGCTCATCCATTTTATTGAACGGAGGTTCTAAGACATCGGTAAACGCACTGTCAGAGAGCCACGGCCCGTCGTGGCGAATGGTGGTCGAGCTGGGTAAAGAAACAAAAGGGTTCGGAGTATTTCCGGGAGGCCAGTCGGGCAACCCGGGTAGCTTCTACTACGATGATATGATTGACACCTGGACTAATGGAAGGCTCAGCCAGTTGTTATTCCTTAAGTCGGCCAACCAAAACACAAAACGCATCATCCAGCACATCACTCTCGAAAAAAAATAACCTTCTTATGCTAACCCGTCTTATTTCTTTATCCTGTCTGATACTTCAATTCTTCCTGCCCTGGTGGATCATCGGCCCTGTAGCCTTCCTGTTTGCTGCATGGATGGCCAAAAGCCCCTCTCACGCCTTTAAAACAGGCTTCAACGCCGTCTTTATCCTGTGGTTAATTATAGCGTTGATTAAAACTTTGCCGAATGACAACATCCTCGCAAATCGCGTCGGACAGATGCTTATGCTCCCTGACTGGTCGCTTAACTGGATTATTGTCATCTTGCTGACCGCCGTCGCAGGGGGATTAGTTGCTGGAATAGCTGGGTTCGCCGGTTATTTCTGGAGGTTTATTTTCCCTAAGAACAGGTGATCATTCGGTGATTCTGATTATTGAGGGCATTCTTCCTATCTTTGCGGCGTGAAGAGTGACTTTTCAAAACCGTTATTTTCAATTCAATCCGAATCTGATTTTAATCAGCTGGCTATTGAAACCTTCCAATTCCAGGCAGCGAAAAACCAGGTCTATTCACGCTTTGTTGAAGCATTGGGAATTGACCGGGATAAGGTAAATGAAGTGAGCAGGATTCCCTTCCTGCCAGTAGAGTTTTTTAAATCCCACCCTGTTAAGAGCGGCGAATATGAACCACAAATTATTTTCAGCAGCTCGGGAACTACGGGGATGATACAAAGCAGGCATCTTGTAAAAGAAATAAGTTTATATGAGGATAGCTTCCTGAACGGCTTTAATTTTTTCTACGGCGACATCAGCCAATACACTATTCTCGCCTTGCTACCCTCCTACCTCGAGAGGGAAGGCTCGTCGCTTATCTACATGGTAGACGAACTCATTAAACGAAGCGGGCAAGCTTTGAGCGGTTATTTCCTGCATAATCATCGGGATCTTTATACAACACTTCAAAAATTACAGGCAGAAAAGCAGAAGGTAATTTTAATAGGCGTAACATACGCACTTCTTGACTTTATTGAGAAATACGAGATCCACTTCCCTGATTTAATTGTGATGGAAACTGGAGGAATGAAAGGAAGGCGTAAAGAGATAATCCGGTCTGAACTCCACGAAATGCTTTGCGGGGGCTTCGGCATCGCTTCTGTTCATTCTGAATATGGAATGACCGAACTACTCTCTCAGGCTTATTCCAAAGGAGATGGAATATTTCAATGTCCGCCCTGGATGAAGGTGCTGAGCCGTGACGTAAACGACCCATTAAGTTACCTGGAATACGGACGTACGGGAGGTATCAATATAATAGACCTGGCCAACCGGTATTCCTGCTCATTTATTTCAACCCAGGACCTTGGAAAAGTACATCCGGATGGAAGCTTCGAAATAGCCGGACGTTTTGATAACAGTGATATCAGAGGCTGTAACTTGCTGGTACAATAGTGTTGTGGGTTGCAAGTTGCAGGTTGGAGGTTGTGAGTTGCAGGTTGTGCGCTGAAGGCTTGTGGGTTCTGCATTGAAGTGCACTTTCTGCTATAACCGGCAATTGTTTGGGGTAATGGGACACAATAGTGTTGAAGGTTGTGAGTTGAAGGTTGCAGACTCTGTGTTGAAAGCTTGTGCGCTCCACGTTTGAATTGCACTTTCCGCTATGAAATTGCATCGCGTAAATAACGGATAAAATAACCCACCCTTATAAACGGATTTTGCCTGAAGATTTCATTCTAATAATGAAAACTCAGAGCCTGCAAGACGGAGCCTGCAACTGCAACAGGAAACCCGCAACTCTCCACACGGAACCCACAACTCACAACCTGCAACTCACAACGCTATTCGGCAATCAAAAGAAAGTAGTTCTTTTTACCTTTCTGAACGATCGTAAACTTCCCCTTAACAAGCTTGTCTGCATTAATCATTTCTGCAGGATCACTTACTTTTTGCCTGTTAACAGAAACGCCTCCGCCTTGTATCATTTTGCGCGCCTCCCCTTTCGAAGGAAAAACTTTAGTATGTTCGGCAAGAAGATCGGTTACGTTAATACCATTGCTAAGCTGCTCTTTCGATATCGTAAAATGCTGGACACCTTCAAAAACTTCCAGTATCTCCTCGTCTGTCAGTTGCTCAAGGAAGTCGACCGGGCCTGTGCTGAATAAAAACTCCGAGGTATTCAGGGCTTTCTGCAAAGCCTCTTCTGAATGTGTCCTTATTGTTATTTCCTGCGCCAGCGCCTTTTGGAGGGCACGCTGGTGAGGAGCAGCGTCGTGTTCTTTCTCTATAGCATCAATTTCTTCTTTAGACTTCAGGGAAAAAATACGGATCCAGTTTTTAGCATCACTATCACTGGTATTTAACCAGAACTGATAGAACTTGTATGGGGATGTCCTTTTGGCATCGAGCCATACAGCGCCACCTTCTGTCTTTCCAAACTTTGTACCGTCAGCTTTCTTTATCAGTTGAGTGGTTATTGCAAAAGCACTTCCTCCCTCCTTGCGGCGGATTAGTTCAGTACCGGTAACAATGTTCCCCCATTGGTCAGAGCCACCCATTTGTACCATACATCCTTTGTTCTTCCAGAGCCAGTAAAAATCATATCCCTGCACTAACTGGTAACTGAACTCTGTGAACGACATGCCCGTTTCTCCTTCGAGACGCTTCTTCACAGAATCTTTCGCCATCATATAATTCACCGTGATATGTTTCCCTACATCGCGGATAAAATCAAGAAAATTGAAATTCTTAAACCAATCGAAATTATTCACCATTTCGGCACTGTTAGCTCCGCAGTCAAAATCGAGAAATTTCTTCAACTGGTTTTCAATACATGCAACATTGTGCTTCAAGATATCTTCAGAGAGCAGGTTCCGCTCAGCCGACTTTCCCGACGGGTCGCCTACCATACCTGTAGCACCACCTACAAGAGCAAAAGGTTTATGACCAGCCCGCTGAAAATGTATCAGCGTCATGATCTGGGTAAGATGACCTACGTGAAGCGAATCGGCTGTAGGATCGAAACCAATATAGCCCGAAGCCATCCCTTTATTCAGTTCTTCTTCAGTTCCGGGCATTATATCCTGCAGCATGCCTCTCCAGCGTAGTTCTTCTATAAAATTCATCTTTTATCAAAAATGTAATGGTGTGCAAAGATAGAAAAACTATAAAACTCGTGATCCTAAAAGGCAATCGTTCACAAAATAAAACCAGTATGATGAAACGGATGTTACATGGAGTATGGCAGAAATTAAAATAATAAAACAGGAAACACTCTCTGACAAAAAATACAGGCTGGATTTTTTTGAATTTGAGAAGACGCAAAACGGCAAAACAGAAAAGCAGCAGCGCGAAATATACTTTCGGCCGTCAGCAGCCGCAATCCTCTTGTTCGACCCGGAAAGAAAAACGGTATTATTAACACGCCAGTTCCGCCTCCCCGTTCACCTTAGTCACAAAAAACCTGACATGATTATTGAAGCCTGTGCAGGTGTAATAGATGACGGAGAATTTCCTGAACATGCCATCGTACGTGAAGTAGAAGAAGAAACCGGCTACCGGATTTCGGAAATCAGGCAGGTAGCAGAAGGCTTCACCTCTCCCGCGTCTTTTATGGAATATGTATACTTCTTTACAGGCATCTATTCTTCCGATATGCGCGTAAATGAGGGAGGAGGAAAGAAAGACGAAGGGGAAGATATCGAACTCGTCGAGGTTTCTTTCTCTGAAGCGCGAAGGATGCTTGAAGCGGGAGAAATCAGGGATGTGAAGACGATCCTGCTGCTGCAACATGCTGCACTAACCGGGCTGCTATAGTCTATCCGCCTTTTCTACTAGGCTCCTTGATGAGAACAACCGTAAATTCAAGTAATTTAGCTATCTTGTACCATGGTTGACCAGATAGGGGGAGGATGAATTTTTTGTCGCATTTTTATTTTGACCGGTATAGTGATAATCCCGAACGG
The window above is part of the Arcticibacter tournemirensis genome. Proteins encoded here:
- a CDS encoding NUDIX domain-containing protein translates to MAEIKIIKQETLSDKKYRLDFFEFEKTQNGKTEKQQREIYFRPSAAAILLFDPERKTVLLTRQFRLPVHLSHKKPDMIIEACAGVIDDGEFPEHAIVREVEEETGYRISEIRQVAEGFTSPASFMEYVYFFTGIYSSDMRVNEGGGKKDEGEDIELVEVSFSEARRMLEAGEIRDVKTILLLQHAALTGLL
- a CDS encoding penicillin acylase family protein encodes the protein MKVLKAILALVPAIGIIALFNTKMGSIPPAGKFLDPFHGFWHNAESKNHVDDVIQLKGLKGKVQVALDDHMIPHVFAENDYDLYFAQGYITARHRLWQMDFQTRYASGRLSEVIGEKAIELDRYQRRMGMVYGAENMVKELEKYPIIKRMTEAYADGVNAYIQSLRPQDYPIEFKILDYKPEKWSPLNTALLLKLMSATLAGGSDEFYMSNALRKFGKDTIENLFPDFPFKNDPIIPEGTKWNFKPVPVPAVPATEYQAVNPSVFTNKKEEGIGSNNWAVSGTKTVNGYPLLANDPHLELSLPSIWYQIQMAAPGINACGVSIPGAPGVIIGFNQKVAWGVTNVNADVLDFYSIKFKDSSCKEYWYNNQWNKTDIRIEEIRIRNNNTIRDTVYYTHHGPVVYLNKPKNFTKARNIPQGYALRWIAHDPSVDVATFYYLNRANNYADYRKALAYYTAPAQNFVFASIDNDIAISPNGYIPLKWHAQGKYLLDGTKIENDWHGRIPATQNPIVRNPPQGFVSSANQPSTDKSYPYYINWEFSGYERAHRINTRLAVMQRATVDSMRNLQNDNYSVHAENVLPLMIKLIDINRLNASERRAYNIVKKWNKYFNSKEIGASIFEIWQKDIYNRIWSDDFTESDAPMRFPSRDRTVHLLLEEENSRWFDDIRTPEKGNRSDIVEAAFKFTVDSLERRFGPISKEWQWANVKQSHVPHLAKIAGFGSSILLNGGSKTSVNALSESHGPSWRMVVELGKETKGFGVFPGGQSGNPGSFYYDDMIDTWTNGRLSQLLFLKSANQNTKRIIQHITLEKK
- a CDS encoding acyl transferase, coding for MKSDFSKPLFSIQSESDFNQLAIETFQFQAAKNQVYSRFVEALGIDRDKVNEVSRIPFLPVEFFKSHPVKSGEYEPQIIFSSSGTTGMIQSRHLVKEISLYEDSFLNGFNFFYGDISQYTILALLPSYLEREGSSLIYMVDELIKRSGQALSGYFLHNHRDLYTTLQKLQAEKQKVILIGVTYALLDFIEKYEIHFPDLIVMETGGMKGRRKEIIRSELHEMLCGGFGIASVHSEYGMTELLSQAYSKGDGIFQCPPWMKVLSRDVNDPLSYLEYGRTGGINIIDLANRYSCSFISTQDLGKVHPDGSFEIAGRFDNSDIRGCNLLVQ
- the tyrS gene encoding tyrosine--tRNA ligase: MNFIEELRWRGMLQDIMPGTEEELNKGMASGYIGFDPTADSLHVGHLTQIMTLIHFQRAGHKPFALVGGATGMVGDPSGKSAERNLLSEDILKHNVACIENQLKKFLDFDCGANSAEMVNNFDWFKNFNFLDFIRDVGKHITVNYMMAKDSVKKRLEGETGMSFTEFSYQLVQGYDFYWLWKNKGCMVQMGGSDQWGNIVTGTELIRRKEGGSAFAITTQLIKKADGTKFGKTEGGAVWLDAKRTSPYKFYQFWLNTSDSDAKNWIRIFSLKSKEEIDAIEKEHDAAPHQRALQKALAQEITIRTHSEEALQKALNTSEFLFSTGPVDFLEQLTDEEILEVFEGVQHFTISKEQLSNGINVTDLLAEHTKVFPSKGEARKMIQGGGVSVNRQKVSDPAEMINADKLVKGKFTIVQKGKKNYFLLIAE